In one window of Helianthus annuus cultivar XRQ/B chromosome 17, HanXRQr2.0-SUNRISE, whole genome shotgun sequence DNA:
- the LOC110925257 gene encoding uncharacterized protein LOC110925257 translates to MSTKENTDATITMKDNKEKKSKTADSVSIKRRKSQRTRSKSLKKYSNDATNPVCFDVEQIDDGQTLAENIAMKKKEDRKTHLKRKQTTVVIEKDAAKPVVKEDAAKEKPAVKEKEAAKETAVGKEDAAKEKPVVKEKETAKESAFVKKDAAKEKPAVKEKEAAKETAVGKEDAAKEKPVVKEKETAKESAVVKKDAAKETAVVKKKNVAREKTVVKKKDAGKEKPVEKQDAAKDKKVCEDDTRKRKQLDSQDDFESPVKQLRTSKSTPVKTAMEHKYSRKKKRNNKDEQVCEKGSGKRTEVDSQDDFQSPIKTRKKTPQKEFQQRKFVEFTRNTLHMKCKSSGLLDAISSLSDEQKKAVKEMGFEALLSLKINFVPTMLGYWLVMNYDEDRQEINTGNHRIKITSKLVEECLGIPRGKITVLEKNKPRKGVGERVDEFKNQFDTTKISVIKVIDLIKESSQAGKLFNTNFLVVVNTLLGETTQSTTVNQRFIIGIENDSEIPNMNWCGYMLECLRRSKKKWKGGIDQFTGPIILLAVIFAHSYFKRHKKTSFKVETPAVKYITTELLNNLQKHFYNNGPLTDDEETDDDVEMNENPKSVESDTEDKSKKNVQVSNVEEPIGDNTNEEGRNEPNDDFTTSLPSTRLSDSTFDINKFEIGTSTQKLFNYCATPLQVSGLSSYLGPDYRSNEKQWLITLENHMEKFEELKEVINQMVKEGKSKFPWNQNVQDMCKEWEAKYPLSQSTNDDTNIINLDEPSMEKVDEEGVFNKEAEVEQTMKSHHEERSLNDGGLEGVFNKEAEVEQTIKSRHEERSLNDGGLEGIITQLIKIIYCYLL, encoded by the exons ATGTCTACAAAAG aaaacacAGATGCTACAATAACGATGAAGGATAACAAAGAAAAAAAGTCTAAAACCGCTGATTCTG TTTCTATAAAAAGGAGGAAAAGTCAGAGAACTCGCTCAAAATCACTTAAAAAATATAGCAATGATGCAACAAACCCTGTTTGCTTTGATGTTGAACAAATTGATGATGGACAAACATTAGCAG AAAATATAGCAATGAAAAAGAAGGAAGATAGGAAAACACATCTTAAAAGAAAACAAACAACAGTTGTGATAGAGAAGGATGCTGCAAAACCTGTTGTGAAAGAGGATGCTGCGAAAGAAAAACCTGCTGTGAAAGAGAAGGAAGCTGCCAAAGAAACTGCTGTTGGGAAAGAGGACGCTGCGAAAGAAAAACCGGTTGTTAAAGAGAAGGAAACTGCCAAAGAATCTGCTTTTGTGAAAAAGGATGCTGCGAAAGAAAAACCTGCTGTGAAAGAGAAGGAAGCTGCCAAAGAAACTGCTGTTGGGAAAGAGGACGCTGCGAAAGAAAAACCGGTTGTTAAAGAGAAGGAAACTGCCAAAGAATCTGCTGTTGTGAAAAAGGATGCTGCAAAAGAAACTGCTGTTGTGAAAAAGAAGAATGTTGCAAGAGAAAAAAcagttgtgaagaagaaggacgctGGAAAAGAAAAGCCTGTTGAGAAACAAGACGCTGCAAAAGATAAAAAAGTTTGTGAAGATGACACTCGTAAAAGAAAGCAATTAGACTCACAAGACGATTTTGAGTCTCCAGTTAAACAGTTGAGAACTTCAAAATCTACACCGGTAAAAACTGCTATGGAACATAAATATAGTAGGAAAAAAAAGAGGAACAATAAAGATGAGCAAGTTTGTGAAAAGGGGAGTGGAAAAAGAACAGAAGTGGATTCTCAAGACGATTTTCAATCCCCTATTAAGACCAGAAAAAAAACACCTCAGAAAGAATTCCAACAAAGGAAATTTGTAGAATTCACTAGAAATACCCTACACATGAAATGCAAGTCATCTGGTCTATTGGATGCTATAAGTTCACTTTCGGATGAACAAAAAAAAGCTGTGAAAGAAATGGGGTTTGAAGCTTTACTTTCACTGAAGATAAATTTTGTACCAACAATGTTAGGATATTGGTTGGTAATGAACTACGATGAAGACAGGCAAGAGATCAATACTGGAAATCATCGAATAAAAATAACATCAAAGTTAGTAGAAGAATGTCTCGGAATACCAAGGGGTAAGATTACAGTGCTTGAGAAGAACAAACCTAGAAAAGGTGTTGGTGAGAGAGTTGATGAATTTAAGAATCAATTTGATACCACGAAAATCAGTGTGATAAAAGTGATTGATCTGATAAAAGAATCTTCACAAGCAGGAAAGTTATTCAACACAAACTTTCTTGTTGTGGTGAATACTTTGTTAGGAGAAACAACACAGTCAACAACAGTCAACCAAAGGTTTATAATTGGTATTGAAAACGATTCAGAAATACCAAATATGAACTGGTGTGGCTACATGCTCGAATGTTTAAGAAGATCAAAGAAAAAGTGGAAAGGAGGAATTGATCAATTCACTGGCCCAATAATATTACTTGCG GTAATATTCGCACATTCATACTTCAAGAGGCAcaaaaaaacaagttttaaagTTGAAACACCAGCAGTGAAGTATATCACAACGGAGCTACTCAACAACTTGCAAAAACATTTCTACAATAATGGCCCATTGACAGACGATGAAGAAACCGATGACGATGTAGAAATGAATGAAAATCCGAAAAGTGTTGAATCTGATACGGAAGATAAAAGCAAAAAGAATGTTCAAGTTTCAAATGTTGAAGAACCTATTGGTGATAATACAAATGAAGAAGGTCGCAATGAACCAAATGATGATTTCACAACATCAT TGCCTTCTACAAGACTGTCCGATTCAACTTTTGACATCAATAAATTTGAGATTGGAACGTCGACGCAAAAGCTTTTCAATTATTGTGCTACACCATTACAAGTATCTGGATTATCATCCTACTTAGGCCCTGATTATAGATCAAATGAAAAG CAATGGTTGATTACTCTTGAAAACCATATGGAAAAATTTGAGGAGTTAAAAGAAGTAATTAATCAAATGGTGAAGGAGGGAAAATCAAAGTTTCCATGGAATCAAAATGTACAAGACATGTGTAAGGAATGGGAAGCCAAATATCCGTTGAGTCAAAGTACAAATGATGATACTAACATCATCAATTTGGATGAACCATCAATGGAAAAAGTTGATGAAGAAG GTGTCTTCAACAAAGAAGCAGAGGTTGAACAAACAATGAAATCACATCATGAAGAAAGAAGTCTAAATGATGGTGGGCTAGAAG GTGTCTTCAACAAAGAAGCAGAGGTTGAACAAACAATCAAATCACGTCATGAAGAAAGAAGTCTAAATGATGGTGGGCTAGAAGGTATAATTACTCAACTAATAAAAATCATATATTGTTATTTGTTATAA